A window of Micromonospora sp. WMMC415 genomic DNA:
GGCTCGCGGTGGCCGGGCACTCGATGGGCGGCGGCGGCAGCCTGGAGGCCGCGGCGGACCGGCCGTCGTTGCAGGCCGCGGTGCCGCTCGCCCCGTGGAACCTGGACAAGACCTGGTCGGAGGTGCGCGTACCGACGCTGATCATCGGCGGCGAGTACGACAGCATCGCGTCGGTCTCCTCGCACTCCGAGCCGTTCTACGCCAGCATCCCGTCCTCGTCGGAGAAGGCGTACCTGGAGCTCAACGGCGCGGACCACTTCTTCCCGCAGACGACCAACACGCCCATGGCCCGGCAGATGGTGGCGTGGTTGAAGCGGTTCGTCGACAACGACACCCGCTACGAGCCGTTCCTCTGCCCGGGCCCGACCGGGTTCGCCATCGAGGAGTACCGGAACACCTGTCCGCACTCCTGAACGTGCTCCGGGGCGGTCGCCGGTGTGCGGCCGCCCCGGCACGTCGCCGACCGGCTCTTCCGCCCCGGTCGCTGATGACGGCTAGATGCATTAACAGTGCAACTTCCTGGCCTCCCGAGGCCTCCTGGCGGTGACGGTCTTGACGGTCAGACCGAGAAACGTACACTGCTAGTGTAATAACCGGGACCCCGATGCGAGGGATGGGTGATGGAGCAAGGGCTTGCGCTGCACCACGTCGGGGTGCGCTTCGGAGGCCTCACCGCCCTCGACGACGTCTCGCTGCGGGTGGCCCCCGGCCAGGTGGTCGGCGTGATCGGTCCGAACGGAGCCGGTAAGACGACGCTGTTCAACGTCCTCTGTGGCTTCGTCGGCCCGCACGAGGGCAGCCTCACCCTCGACGGCCGTCCGTTCCGGCCCCGGCCGCACCGGCTCACCCGGCTCGGAATCTCCCGCACCCTCCAGGGGACCGGCCTGTTCGCCGGGCTCACCGTCCTGGAGAACGTCGTGGCCGGTGCCTCCCACGCGGCCCGGGCCGGGTTCCTCGCCGCGCTTCTCGGCCTGCCCCGCAGCGACCGGGACGAGCGCCGGCTGCGCCGGCACGCCCTGGCCGTCCTCGACACGCTCGGCGTCGCCGGGTACGCCGACGCCGTACCCGGGACCCTGCCGTTCGCCGTACGCCAACGGG
This region includes:
- a CDS encoding ABC transporter ATP-binding protein, with translation MEQGLALHHVGVRFGGLTALDDVSLRVAPGQVVGVIGPNGAGKTTLFNVLCGFVGPHEGSLTLDGRPFRPRPHRLTRLGISRTLQGTGLFAGLTVLENVVAGASHAARAGFLAALLGLPRSDRDERRLRRHALAVLDTLGVAGYADAVPGTLPFAVRQRVALARALAARPRLLLLDEPAGGLGGEDIAELAELIRELPHRDTDPCAVLLVEHHMDLVMSVCDEIVVLDFGRVVATGTPEAIRDDPAVADAYLGAAVDEAAA